Proteins from a single region of Parasedimentitalea psychrophila:
- a CDS encoding head-tail adaptor protein, with product MRVPVLSRKLTLEDPTRASDGSGGHVETWQGLGEIWAEIQSLTGRSKVQGGVDLSLQRYRITVRATPVGSASRPRPDQRFREGARLFLIHAVAEADGAGRYLICFVQEEISA from the coding sequence ATGAGGGTGCCGGTTCTATCCCGCAAACTGACCCTGGAGGATCCGACCCGCGCCAGTGATGGCAGTGGCGGTCATGTTGAAACATGGCAGGGATTGGGTGAGATCTGGGCGGAAATTCAATCGCTTACTGGGCGTAGCAAAGTGCAAGGCGGAGTTGATCTGTCGCTGCAACGCTACCGGATCACCGTGCGGGCAACGCCTGTTGGATCTGCCAGCCGACCGCGCCCGGATCAGCGGTTCCGCGAGGGCGCGCGACTGTTCCTGATCCATGCGGTGGCCGAGGCCGACGGTGCTGGCCGTTACCTGATCTGTTTTGTGCAAGAGGAGATCTCGGCATGA
- a CDS encoding DUF3168 domain-containing protein yields MSYALAAALQAAVFQHLSSDPDLAGIAIHDALPTGTVPQTYVLLGAEQVSDRSDVSGGGASHRFNVSIHSDSAGFLTAKQLAATLCDGLINAPLMLSRGHLIGLWFDRARARRMSDGSRRIELRFRARVEDD; encoded by the coding sequence ATGAGTTACGCCCTGGCTGCGGCGCTGCAAGCGGCGGTGTTCCAGCACCTGAGCAGTGATCCCGATCTGGCTGGTATTGCCATCCATGATGCCTTGCCCACGGGCACTGTGCCACAGACCTATGTGCTGTTGGGGGCTGAGCAGGTGAGTGATCGCTCGGATGTGTCCGGCGGCGGGGCCTCGCATCGGTTTAATGTGTCCATTCATTCGGATAGCGCCGGTTTCTTAACCGCAAAACAGCTCGCGGCAACCCTGTGTGATGGGCTGATCAATGCGCCGCTGATGCTGTCGCGGGGGCATCTGATTGGGCTTTGGTTTGACCGCGCCCGCGCGCGCCGGATGAGCGATGGCAGCCGCAGGATCGAGCTGCGGTTCCGCGCCCGGGTCGAGGACGACTAG
- a CDS encoding phage major tail protein, TP901-1 family, producing the protein MTAQNGKDLLVKVDMTGDGQFETLAGLRATRVSFNAETVDVTSLESQGGWRELLSGAGVRSAAISGSGVFRDAGTDERARQLFFDGETPDFQVIIPDFGIVAGAFQVTALEYAGSHNGEATYELSLASAGVLSFTAV; encoded by the coding sequence ATGACAGCCCAAAACGGCAAAGACCTGTTGGTTAAAGTGGACATGACCGGTGACGGCCAGTTCGAAACCCTTGCGGGGCTGCGTGCCACCCGGGTCAGTTTCAATGCGGAAACGGTGGATGTCACCAGTCTGGAGAGCCAGGGCGGCTGGCGCGAGCTGCTGTCGGGGGCCGGGGTGCGCTCGGCCGCGATCTCGGGCTCGGGGGTGTTTCGCGATGCCGGAACGGATGAGCGCGCCCGGCAATTGTTCTTTGACGGTGAAACTCCGGATTTTCAGGTGATCATCCCGGATTTTGGCATTGTGGCGGGGGCGTTTCAGGTCACCGCGCTGGAATATGCCGGCAGCCACAATGGCGAGGCTACCTATGAGCTGTCGCTGGCCAGTGCCGGCGTGCTGAGCTTTACGGCCGTTTAG
- a CDS encoding gene transfer agent family protein, translating into MANPWTGEVALVIDGNPRVMKLTLGALAELEQALAVGSLVELVQRFENGGFSALDVLALIGAGLRGGGTPMSPDDLAQAQIDGGPMAAARAAAELLARAFMTPDLP; encoded by the coding sequence ATGGCCAATCCCTGGACAGGCGAAGTGGCGCTGGTGATCGACGGTAACCCACGGGTCATGAAGCTGACCCTGGGCGCCCTAGCTGAGCTGGAACAGGCGCTGGCCGTGGGGTCGCTGGTTGAGCTGGTGCAACGGTTTGAAAATGGTGGGTTTTCAGCGTTGGATGTGCTGGCGCTGATTGGCGCTGGGCTGCGCGGCGGTGGCACTCCGATGTCGCCCGATGATCTGGCGCAGGCTCAGATCGACGGCGGGCCGATGGCAGCTGCACGGGCGGCAGCAGAACTTCTGGCGCGGGCTTTTATGACCCCTGATCTGCCATGA
- a CDS encoding rcc01693 family protein: protein MNTLDWPAMMRAGMLGLRLSPRDFWQLTPAELGLMLGHDAGQSAMGRAGLDALMRAYPDKTGDSDE from the coding sequence ATGAATACCTTGGACTGGCCCGCGATGATGCGGGCCGGGATGCTGGGGCTGCGACTGTCACCGCGGGATTTCTGGCAACTGACCCCGGCTGAGCTGGGTTTGATGCTGGGCCATGACGCTGGCCAGTCTGCGATGGGGCGCGCAGGGCTGGATGCCTTGATGCGCGCCTATCCCGATAAGACAGGAGACAGTGATGAGTGA